The Methanoplanus sp. FWC-SCC4 genome has a window encoding:
- a CDS encoding PAS domain S-box protein: MNVYADELSKILDILKGNPRGMSVTDIANLVSVNRNTVSRYLDMLRISGQVDMKAYGKAKVFFISQRAPVSAMINFSSDMVVVIDSDLRIVQVNDSLCSLLDINDENIVGKEIRNSPLVGLDHPLINERLKAALEGEETVDEIRIVKIDREFFYKTRIIPTVLNDSTPGVTIMLEDITEKREAEEALRESEQNFRALVEEINDAIWNIDEEGRFIYASPRTRDILGSDTGEIIGFPLMDYLESSCAAQFETAIKNAKDTKKSQLIECLFKNSEGKSIKTESSICPRFDELGYLTGYRIVSRDISERENAVTALFKWKSFLGSIVQNIPAMVLVKEVTHGTYIFFNKSAEDFFGISRDDSVGKMGCELFPDRITEYLISGDRDAIAAGSPVLLPEISIKSANNSERIIMFRKVPIFGRDRKLEYIMTIGEDISEQKTAEAEILSQRDQAQSYLDVAGVMIAVVGCDGKIKSLNKKGCEFLGYNEEDIVGSDWFSTVVPKERGFDLKKKFESAISGGCVPKSGEKGFVLTKQGEEIEVVWHNTYLKNQDGGIIAMVSSAAELN, encoded by the coding sequence ATGAACGTCTACGCTGATGAACTCTCAAAAATCCTTGATATTCTAAAGGGCAACCCCCGCGGAATGTCAGTAACAGACATCGCAAACCTGGTTTCTGTTAACAGGAATACTGTCTCAAGATATCTTGACATGCTGAGAATATCAGGTCAGGTCGACATGAAAGCCTATGGAAAGGCCAAGGTTTTTTTTATATCACAAAGAGCCCCGGTCTCCGCGATGATCAACTTTTCTTCAGATATGGTCGTTGTAATAGACAGCGATTTACGTATCGTTCAGGTTAACGACTCCCTCTGCTCCCTTCTTGATATAAATGATGAAAATATTGTTGGAAAGGAGATCAGAAATTCACCTCTCGTGGGACTTGATCATCCCCTGATCAACGAGAGACTAAAAGCCGCCCTTGAAGGTGAGGAAACAGTTGATGAGATCAGAATAGTAAAGATAGACAGGGAATTTTTTTATAAAACCCGAATAATCCCGACAGTCCTCAATGACTCCACCCCCGGAGTTACAATAATGCTTGAGGACATAACGGAAAAAAGAGAGGCGGAAGAGGCACTCAGGGAAAGCGAGCAAAACTTCAGGGCACTTGTGGAAGAGATAAACGATGCCATCTGGAATATCGATGAGGAAGGCCGGTTCATTTATGCAAGTCCCCGTACCAGGGATATATTAGGATCTGATACAGGCGAAATCATAGGATTTCCGCTCATGGATTACCTTGAAAGCAGTTGTGCAGCACAGTTTGAAACTGCAATCAAAAATGCAAAAGATACAAAAAAATCCCAGCTAATAGAATGTCTTTTTAAAAATTCAGAGGGAAAGTCTATAAAAACCGAATCCAGCATATGCCCGAGGTTTGATGAACTCGGATACCTTACCGGTTACAGAATCGTAAGCCGTGATATATCAGAGAGGGAAAATGCAGTAACTGCCCTTTTTAAATGGAAATCATTTCTGGGCTCCATTGTCCAGAACATACCTGCAATGGTACTTGTCAAGGAAGTTACCCATGGTACATACATATTTTTCAATAAAAGTGCCGAGGACTTTTTTGGAATCTCCAGAGATGATTCTGTCGGAAAAATGGGCTGTGAATTATTCCCGGACAGAATTACGGAATATCTTATTTCAGGGGACAGGGATGCGATAGCAGCCGGGAGCCCTGTATTATTACCGGAAATCTCAATAAAATCCGCAAATAACAGTGAAAGAATCATAATGTTCAGGAAAGTCCCGATATTCGGCCGTGACAGAAAACTGGAGTATATTATGACTATCGGGGAAGATATTTCCGAACAGAAGACTGCTGAAGCCGAAATACTAAGCCAGCGTGATCAGGCACAGAGCTATCTGGATGTCGCGGGTGTAATGATTGCAGTTGTCGGTTGCGATGGAAAAATTAAAAGTCTGAACAAAAAGGGCTGTGAATTCCTCGGCTATAATGAGGAGGATATTGTCGGTTCGGACTGGTTTTCAACAGTTGTACCAAAAGAAAGAGGCTTTGATCTGAAAAAGAAATTTGAATCCGCAATATCCGGGGGCTGTGTTCCAAAATCCGGCGAAAAGGGTTTTGTTCTTACAAAACAGGGAGAGGAGATAGAAGTCGTATGGCACAATACATACCTCAAAAACCAGGACGGCGGAATAATCGCAATGGTTTCATCGGCAGCAGAGCTGAACTGA
- a CDS encoding PQQ-binding-like beta-propeller repeat protein: MRKSITIFLLIALLALGVQASSAESQVSEENHSEWMKIISVDDGQLSSIWQLSDGSFVAGGSDANGRLLIGMTDTGDIAWKKNIPGGDENGTVRFVESSPSGGLYLFTDGENLIKTDMKGDVEWTYHQAFGVVTSVEITQAGDVLLGGDYYQSFLTMVGKDGAELWNRSLGGPESGGQFRITSAQSVQDNGFIIAGYVSPIIAGGEYTGFILRIDNEGNQIWANQYKGDDAGFILTITPSYDDGFVAGRIKFDEASLSIKKDETPTVAYLMFMDSEGKVTEEKPMPGLDMIYYITKGPENSYYLLGLYHNSVTDRDEFKVLRTNSKGNIIWEKPFENTKITSVKTTSDSGIILAGIDENTNQSIIIKMDAKSDAKDVPGFGFISGLFAMTAAGLFVAVRRK, translated from the coding sequence ATGAGAAAATCAATAACAATATTTCTCTTAATTGCACTTCTTGCACTTGGCGTACAGGCATCTTCTGCCGAATCGCAGGTTTCCGAAGAAAATCATTCTGAATGGATGAAAATAATATCAGTTGATGACGGGCAGCTGTCTTCAATATGGCAGCTTTCAGACGGCAGTTTTGTAGCAGGGGGAAGCGATGCAAACGGGCGCCTGCTAATAGGTATGACTGACACGGGAGATATTGCATGGAAAAAAAATATCCCCGGAGGAGATGAGAACGGAACAGTCAGGTTTGTTGAATCATCACCCTCAGGCGGCCTTTACCTGTTCACCGATGGTGAAAACCTGATAAAAACAGACATGAAAGGAGATGTAGAATGGACATATCATCAGGCTTTCGGAGTCGTTACCTCAGTTGAGATTACACAAGCCGGGGATGTCCTTCTTGGAGGTGATTATTACCAGTCATTCCTGACAATGGTCGGAAAAGACGGGGCTGAACTATGGAACAGATCACTCGGAGGGCCTGAAAGCGGAGGACAGTTCAGGATTACTTCTGCGCAGAGTGTTCAGGATAATGGATTTATTATAGCCGGCTACGTGAGCCCGATAATCGCAGGCGGGGAGTATACAGGTTTTATTCTCAGAATCGACAATGAGGGAAACCAAATCTGGGCAAACCAGTATAAAGGTGATGATGCAGGATTTATTCTGACAATCACACCTTCATATGATGATGGTTTTGTTGCAGGCAGAATCAAGTTTGATGAAGCCTCACTTTCAATAAAAAAAGATGAAACGCCAACAGTCGCTTACCTCATGTTCATGGACAGTGAAGGAAAGGTAACAGAAGAGAAACCCATGCCGGGTCTTGATATGATCTATTACATAACAAAGGGACCTGAAAACAGCTATTACCTTCTTGGACTGTACCATAACAGCGTTACTGACAGGGATGAATTCAAGGTATTAAGAACGAATTCAAAAGGAAATATAATCTGGGAAAAGCCTTTTGAAAATACAAAAATAACATCTGTTAAGACAACATCAGACAGCGGAATAATTCTTGCCGGAATTGATGAAAATACAAATCAGAGTATAATTATCAAGATGGACGCAAAAAGCGATGCAAAGGATGTGCCCGGATTCGGTTTTATTTCAGGCCTTTTTGCAATGACAGCAGCAGGTCTTTTTGTTGCAGTCAGAAGAAAATAA
- a CDS encoding type II glyceraldehyde-3-phosphate dehydrogenase, which translates to MIKVAVNGYGTIGKRVADAVSAQKDMEIIGVSKTRPSSEALVANKRGYPLYIADISKKQAFEAAGIKVAGSVEEMIQKADVVVDATPGGVGEKNKALYEKYGKKAAWEGGEKHELAGFSFNSSCNYKEAVGRQFVRVVSCNTTGLCRIINEIKNEFGVNKVRATMVRRGSDPGGIKKGPVDAVVLNPVTIPSHHGPDVLTVIPDIDIVTTAMIVPTTFMHMHVVQMDLKNPATVERVLELIEANPRIGLVREGLGITSTAEIKEYASDLGRPRADLWESCIFEESVSVLNETELYFFQAIHQEADVVVETVDAIRAMAGEVVDPAESIKMTNEALGFTPI; encoded by the coding sequence ATGATAAAGGTTGCAGTCAACGGGTATGGCACCATCGGAAAGAGGGTAGCTGATGCAGTCAGTGCCCAGAAAGATATGGAAATAATCGGGGTTTCCAAAACAAGACCGAGCAGTGAGGCACTAGTCGCAAATAAGAGGGGTTATCCTCTTTATATTGCAGACATTTCAAAAAAGCAGGCATTTGAGGCTGCCGGAATAAAGGTTGCCGGGAGTGTTGAGGAGATGATCCAAAAGGCTGATGTTGTGGTTGATGCAACACCCGGGGGGGTCGGTGAGAAAAACAAAGCCCTTTATGAAAAATACGGCAAAAAAGCGGCATGGGAAGGAGGAGAAAAGCACGAACTGGCAGGCTTTTCCTTCAATTCATCGTGTAATTACAAAGAGGCTGTCGGGAGGCAGTTTGTCCGTGTGGTTTCATGCAACACCACAGGATTATGCCGTATCATAAACGAGATCAAAAACGAGTTCGGCGTAAACAAAGTACGTGCCACAATGGTAAGGAGGGGATCGGATCCGGGTGGAATCAAGAAAGGGCCTGTTGATGCGGTAGTCTTAAACCCTGTCACAATTCCGTCACACCACGGGCCGGATGTTCTGACAGTGATCCCTGATATTGACATAGTAACCACTGCAATGATTGTTCCGACAACATTCATGCACATGCATGTTGTCCAGATGGATCTTAAGAATCCGGCGACAGTTGAGCGTGTACTTGAACTGATTGAAGCAAATCCGAGGATAGGGCTTGTAAGAGAAGGGCTTGGCATTACAAGCACGGCAGAGATCAAGGAATATGCATCAGACCTGGGCAGACCCCGTGCGGATCTCTGGGAATCATGTATATTTGAAGAATCTGTATCAGTGCTGAATGAAACAGAACTTTATTTCTTCCAGGCAATCCACCAGGAAGCTGATGTTGTTGTTGAGACAGTGGATGCCATAAGGGCAATGGCAGGTGAGGTTGTTGATCCTGCAGAGTCAATAAAAATGACAAATGAAGCTCTTGGCTTCACTCCAATCTGA